The Benincasa hispida cultivar B227 chromosome 11, ASM972705v1, whole genome shotgun sequence genome has a segment encoding these proteins:
- the LOC120089950 gene encoding calmodulin-binding protein 25-like: MASSDNFPTFLNPWPFRSTFQDPWISDPFSRESQSLTKALHTSLLPSDSHAFSSFLDLISSDSADPTPTVSGISAGAPPPDPDTAAAPKRQRTTTSTIPPTAGKGSKRKSRASKRNHTTFITADPANFRQMVQQVTGVRFGNSQIQIPAVVKPEPQRASARFAVCGGDGLPTLDTSAFLLNGHHQQSSGSGSEITHPGPLSFGPDLSLPNNGPIGSDFDTFSSFPTLESWKAVL; the protein is encoded by the coding sequence ATGGCTTCCTCTGATAATTTCCCTACCTTCCTCAACCCCTGGCCTTTCCGCTCCACCTTCCAAGACCCATGGATTTCCGATCCTTTCTCCCGTGAATCCCAATCTCTCACCAAAGCCCTCCACACCTCCCTTCTCCCCTCCGATTCCCACGCCTTCTCTTCCTTTCTCGACCTCATCTCTTCCGACTCCGCCGATCCCACTCCCACTGTTTCCGGCATCTCCGCCGGAGCCCCTCCTCCTGACCCGGACACCGCCGCTGCTCCTAAACGACAGAGGACCACTACTTCAACCATTCCGCCTACTGCAGGCAAGGGCTCCAAGCGGAAATCTAGGGCTTCCAAGAGAAATCACACCACGTTTATTACCGCTGACCCGGCGAACTTCCGGCAGATGGTACAGCAAGTCACTGGCGTTCGATTTGGTAACTCCCAAATTCAGATTCCGGCGGTGGTTAAACCCGAGCCACAAAGGGCTTCTGCTCGTTTCGCTGTGTGCGGCGGTGATGGACTTCCGACGCTTGATACTTCGGCGTTTTTGCTTAACGGCCACCACCAGCAGAGCTCCGGGAGTGGATCTGAAATTACTCACCCTGGCCCACTCTCCTTTGGGCCGGACTTGAGCTTGCCCAATAACGGCCCAATTGGATCGGATTTTGATACATTTTCGTCTTTTCCCACTCTTGAGTCGTGGAAGGCAGTCCTCTGA